One Primulina huaijiensis isolate GDHJ02 chromosome 5, ASM1229523v2, whole genome shotgun sequence DNA segment encodes these proteins:
- the LOC140977624 gene encoding acyl carrier protein 2, mitochondrial-like, producing the protein MHRTDTAVTGKSFFENFLQKLSREAAEGHEKLLEFFERGGRNYGSEVTPNANFQNDLGLDSLETVEIVMALEEEFGFEIPDNEADKISCFNLAVDFIASHPQAK; encoded by the exons ATGCATAGAACGGACACCGCAGTGACGGGGAAGAGtttctttgaaaatttcttACAAAAGTTGAGTAGGGAGGCTGCTGAAGGTCACGAAAAGCTGCTGGAATTCTTTGAGAGGGGCGGCCGAAACTATGGGAGTGAG GTTACACCAAATGCTAATTTCCAGAATGATCTTGGTCTAGATAGTTTAGAAACTGTGGAAATTGTGATGGCTCTTGAGGAAGAGTTTGGGTTTGAGATTCCCGACAACGAAGCAGACAAAATAAGCTGCTTCAATCTTGCTGTTGACTTTATTGCATCTCACCCTCAGGCGAAGTAA